The Streptomyces achromogenes genome window below encodes:
- the istB gene encoding IS21-like element helper ATPase IstB, giving the protein MSVMDTALRESLKSLRLSGMLETLDARLAQAHGGELGHLDFLQVLCHDEITRRETVAFQRRLQRAKFEQQVTLEEFDFTASSKLPAAQIRDLGALRWLHAGESVILFGPVGVGKTHIAQALGHLAVRQGAHVRFAKTSRILAELAGGHADRTWEKRIRELVRPDVLILDDFAMRQLSAAHADDLYELVSERQGRSLIITSNRAPSDWYPLFPNPVVAESLLDRLINTSHQVIMNGPSYRPNKRPKNPTDKNGRPPTK; this is encoded by the coding sequence ATGAGCGTGATGGACACCGCCCTGCGCGAGTCCCTCAAGTCCCTGCGGCTGTCCGGGATGCTGGAGACCCTCGACGCCCGCCTCGCCCAGGCCCACGGCGGCGAACTCGGCCACCTCGACTTCCTCCAGGTCCTCTGCCATGACGAGATCACCCGCCGCGAGACGGTTGCCTTCCAGCGCAGGCTCCAGCGGGCCAAGTTCGAGCAGCAGGTCACCCTGGAGGAGTTCGACTTCACCGCCTCCTCGAAACTGCCCGCGGCCCAGATCCGCGACCTGGGAGCCCTGCGCTGGCTCCACGCGGGCGAGTCCGTCATCCTGTTCGGCCCGGTCGGGGTCGGCAAGACACATATCGCCCAGGCGCTGGGCCACCTCGCGGTCCGTCAGGGCGCCCACGTCCGTTTCGCCAAGACCAGCCGGATCCTCGCCGAACTCGCCGGCGGGCACGCGGACCGCACCTGGGAGAAACGGATCCGTGAACTGGTACGGCCCGACGTGCTCATCCTCGATGACTTCGCCATGCGTCAGCTCTCCGCGGCCCACGCCGACGACCTCTACGAACTCGTTTCTGAGCGGCAGGGCCGGTCCCTGATCATCACCAGCAACCGGGCGCCCAGCGACTGGTATCCCCTCTTCCCCAACCCCGTCGTCGCCGAGTCGCTCCTGGACCGGCTGATCAACACCAGCCACCAGGTCATCATGAACGGCCCCAGCTACCGCCCCAACAAGCGCCCGAAGAACCCCACCGACAAGAACGGCAGGCCCCCGACCAAGTAG
- a CDS encoding DUF1877 domain-containing protein, whose protein sequence is MAVTQQLARVPAEYLAACRRSAGTSTDGDPNWDPPSADVLDLDWAPAMLERACELAGIDGVHLDALRQATAGDSVIDLGFLNTHPHAIGSFGPPPTALSAGQVARVSELLGQIDFPAVLAGLPTDDSEAASLIGPGADKIVGGPRKYLLRHFNALREFYLAASQRHLLLVLWWD, encoded by the coding sequence ATGGCCGTCACCCAGCAACTCGCCCGCGTCCCGGCGGAGTATCTCGCCGCCTGCCGTCGGTCAGCCGGAACATCGACCGATGGAGATCCCAACTGGGATCCGCCGTCGGCGGACGTCCTGGACCTGGACTGGGCACCGGCCATGTTGGAACGGGCCTGCGAGCTGGCAGGTATCGACGGCGTCCACCTGGATGCTCTTCGGCAGGCCACCGCCGGAGACTCGGTGATCGATCTCGGCTTCCTCAACACGCACCCGCATGCCATCGGTTCCTTCGGACCGCCTCCCACTGCCCTTTCCGCAGGTCAAGTAGCCCGCGTCTCGGAACTGCTCGGTCAAATCGACTTTCCGGCCGTCCTGGCCGGCCTGCCGACCGACGACAGCGAGGCCGCTTCCTTGATCGGTCCTGGGGCGGACAAGATCGTCGGTGGCCCGAGGAAGTACCTGCTCAGGCACTTCAATGCCCTGCGCGAGTTCTACCTCGCTGCATCCCAACGGCACCTTCTCCTCGTGCTCTGGTGGGACTGA